In Schistocerca nitens isolate TAMUIC-IGC-003100 chromosome 10, iqSchNite1.1, whole genome shotgun sequence, a single window of DNA contains:
- the LOC126209962 gene encoding uncharacterized protein LOC126209962 encodes MVYKCCVPRCRGNYGTGPKVMLFSFPKDANLRWKWLSAIHRDNFQPTEHTKVCELHFTESDICRHTECYDEVKGTKLSVKLSRPRLREGAVPSVLPGCPSYLSTPSTSSRESPEERRARLDNEHLLQAIKDSIVTKTEYDSRKLFSTFEAFLQCLERETIPSEWTIVRRSDCVLFLLLTVLPAPSVSVVVTNDLQLSAYRSNTEIRKIGSRKISHKLSNMNDLFTVLDKVKELVSAKENSLKIQCLLIQDILNDMCSSVDEEKQKQIQFLSEQVKLLCSCEENYRFNPHFSIFCCILHSISPHAYKFLRSSGNLILPHPRTLQKICSSYTNGPHNEQNEGAMLLYIKERFKSLQESDCTISLMMDEIHIKPYFDYKGGNIVGAAFDSDKAATTAYVFMVQSLLSSFKEVVHVLPVRNLVAEQLFLYVKKILCGLYDIGFKVICVVSDNNALNRKSMALFSSPPKLSIVYPRPANPTQPLFFIIDYVHILKCIRNYWVNQKDSQVLLKYPQFDGSSDDCQVLMASFEALRQLHKIEYNGLLKHSYGLSLKSLYPSSLEKQNVSLVLQVFSEYTAEAV; translated from the exons atggtttataaatgttgtgtGCCAAGGTGTCGTGGGAATTACGGAACTGGACCGAAAGTAATGCtgttttcctttccgaaagatgcGAATCTGCGTTGGAAATGGCTTTCAGCAATTCatcgggacaatttccaacccactgagcacacgaag GTTTGTGAACTTCACTTCACCGAATCTGACATCTGCCGGCATACAGAATGTTATGATGAAGTGAAAGGCACAAAGCTTTCTGTCAAGCTTTCAAGACCGAGGCTTAGAGAGGGTGCTGTCCCATCAGTGTTACCAGGCTGCCCAAGCTATTTGTCTACTCCATCCACCAGCTCTCGAGAAAGTCCAGAGGAAAGGAGAGCTAGATTGGACAATGAACATCTTCTACAAGCAATTAAAGACAGTATAGTAACCAAAACAGAGTATGATTCGAGGAAGTTATTTTCTACTTTTGAAGCATTTCTGCAGTGCCTAGAAAGAGAAACCATTCCCAGTGAATGGACCATTGTTAGGAGAAGTGACTGTGTCCTATTTCTATTGCTTACTGTATTGCCTGCTCCGTCTGTATCTGTAGTAGTGACAAATGATTTGCAGTTGTCTGCCTATCGAAGTAACACTGAGATAAGAAAGATAGGCAGTAGAAAAATATCACACAAACTTTCAAATATGAATGATTTGTTTACAGTATTAGACAAAGTGAAAGAATTAGTCAGTGCaaaagaaaattcattaaaaatccaGTGCCTTCTTATACAGGACATTTTAAATGACATGTGCAGTTCTGtagatgaagaaaaacagaaacaaattcaaTTCTTAAGTGAGCAAGTTAAGTTGCTATGTAGCTGTGAGGAAAACTATAGGTTTAATCCTCACTTTTCTATATTTTGTTGTATCCTGCATTCTATCTCCCCTCATGCCTATAAATTTTTGAGGTCATCTGGCAATCTTATTCTTCCTCATCCAAGAACTTTACAGAAAATATGTTCCTCATATACTAATGGTcctcataatgaacaaaatgaaggtGCTATGCTCCTGTATATTAAGGAAAGATTTAAATCTTTGCAGGAAAGTGATTGTACCATTTCATTAATGATGGATGAAATTCATATTAAACCTTATTTTGATTACAAGGGAGGAAACATTGTGGGGGCAGCATTTGATAGTGACAAGGCTGCTACTACAGCATATGTCTTTATGGTACAAtcattgctgtcttcttttaaAGAAGTAGTGCATGTCCTTCCAGTGAGAAACCTTGTAGCTGAACAGTTATTTTTGTATGTGAAGAAAATATTATGTGGCCTTTATGACATTGGTTTCAAAGTTATTTGTGTAGTTAGTGACAACAATGCTTTAAATAGGAAATCTATGGCACTTTTTAGCTCACCTCCAAAACTCAGTATAGTTTACCCACGTCCAGCTAATCCAACTCAGCCACTATTTTTTATAATTGATTATGTCCACATCCTTAAGTGTATACGTAATTATTGGGTTAATCAAAAGGACTCTCAAGTTTTGCTCAAATATCCACAATTTGATGGAAGCAGTGATGATTGTCAGGTGTTAATGGCATCTTTTGAAGCATTGAGGCAGCTTCATAAGATTGAATATAATGGTCTACTTAAGCACTCTTATGGTCTTTCTTTGAAGTCTCTTTATCCATCTTCACTTGAGAAACAGAATGTGAGCCTTGTTTTGCAGGTATTCAGTGAATATACAGCTGAAGCCGTTTAA